A genomic window from Parvularcula sp. LCG005 includes:
- the rplR gene encoding 50S ribosomal protein L18 encodes MAKSKVLMRQRRAGRTRAKLARNANGKLRLSVFRSGRNIAAQIIDDRAGRTLASASSLEKDVRTSSEGSKTDTAGKVGQLLAERAKAAGIEDVVFDRGGYIFHGRVKALADAAREGGLKF; translated from the coding sequence ATGGCAAAATCAAAAGTTCTCATGCGGCAGCGCCGCGCCGGTCGCACCCGGGCCAAACTGGCCCGCAACGCGAATGGCAAGCTGCGTCTGTCTGTGTTCCGTTCTGGACGGAATATCGCCGCTCAAATCATCGATGACCGCGCCGGCCGCACGCTGGCGTCGGCTTCCTCGCTGGAAAAGGATGTTCGGACTTCTTCGGAAGGGTCGAAAACCGATACCGCGGGCAAGGTTGGTCAATTGTTGGCTGAGCGCGCCAAGGCTGCCGGTATCGAAGACGTCGTCTTCGATCGCGGCGGGTATATCTTCCACGGCCGGGTGAAAGCCCTGGCAGACGCCGCCCGTGAGGGTGGTCTCAAATTCTAA
- the rpsE gene encoding 30S ribosomal protein S5, protein MANEPQGRGRGRGRGREREEERDEFTDRLVAINRVSKTVKGGKNFGFAALVVVGDQKGRVGYGKGKAREVPEAIRKATQEAKRSLVRVPLRDGRTLHHDAEGRHGAGKVVLRTAPPGTGVIAGGPMRAVFEMLGVQDVVAKSLGTSNPYNMVRATVDALKNQSNPRTIAAKRGIKVSELISRRAAVQPDATPVDAG, encoded by the coding sequence ATGGCAAATGAACCGCAAGGTAGAGGCCGGGGCCGGGGCCGCGGACGTGAGCGCGAAGAAGAGCGGGACGAATTTACGGACCGCCTTGTCGCGATCAACCGGGTGTCGAAAACGGTGAAGGGCGGTAAAAACTTCGGTTTTGCTGCGCTGGTCGTGGTCGGTGACCAAAAAGGTCGCGTCGGTTACGGCAAGGGTAAGGCCCGCGAAGTGCCTGAGGCGATCCGCAAGGCGACGCAGGAAGCCAAGCGCAGCCTCGTTCGCGTGCCGCTTCGCGATGGTCGCACGCTGCACCATGATGCTGAGGGCCGTCATGGCGCCGGCAAGGTTGTGCTGCGCACGGCGCCTCCAGGTACGGGCGTGATCGCCGGTGGTCCGATGCGCGCCGTCTTCGAGATGCTCGGTGTCCAGGACGTGGTCGCCAAATCACTCGGTACGTCGAACCCATACAACATGGTTCGCGCAACGGTTGATGCACTGAAGAACCAGTCGAACCCCCGTACGATCGCTGCCAAGCGCGGCATCAAGGTGTCCGAGCTGATTTCTCGTCGTGCAGCTGTTCAGCCTGACGCGACACCTGTCGACGCTGGCTAA
- the rpmD gene encoding 50S ribosomal protein L30, protein MAEKKMLTVRQTGSPTRRPQDQRATLVGLGLGKIGRERTLEDTPSVRGMIRKVQHMVQVISD, encoded by the coding sequence ATGGCAGAGAAGAAAATGCTCACGGTTCGTCAGACGGGTAGTCCTACCCGTCGCCCACAGGACCAGCGGGCAACGCTCGTTGGTCTGGGCCTCGGCAAGATCGGCCGGGAGCGGACCCTGGAAGACACACCATCTGTACGCGGCATGATCCGCAAGGTGCAGCACATGGTGCAGGTTATTTCTGACTAA
- the rplO gene encoding 50S ribosomal protein L15 encodes MRLTDLRDNEGARKTRTRVGRGIGSGKGKTGGRGVKGQKSRSGVAIKGFEGGQMPLHMRLPKRGFNLPNAKDYVEINLATLQAAADAGHSSVTEDGLVEAGLIRRKSDGLRLLGSGELSSKLDVTVTYATKSAREAIEKAGGTVTMTRPEKHKRLRGPHKTK; translated from the coding sequence ATGCGTTTGACAGATCTGCGCGACAATGAAGGCGCGCGCAAAACCCGGACCCGTGTTGGTCGTGGTATTGGCTCAGGCAAGGGTAAAACCGGTGGCCGCGGTGTCAAAGGCCAGAAATCCCGTTCAGGTGTTGCGATCAAGGGCTTTGAAGGCGGTCAAATGCCGCTTCACATGCGGTTGCCAAAACGCGGCTTCAACCTGCCGAATGCCAAGGACTACGTTGAGATCAATCTCGCGACATTGCAGGCGGCTGCTGATGCTGGTCATTCCAGCGTCACCGAAGACGGCCTCGTGGAAGCTGGTCTGATCCGTCGTAAGAGTGACGGTCTGCGTCTTCTCGGTTCGGGTGAACTGTCGTCGAAGCTCGACGTCACCGTGACCTATGCAACGAAATCGGCGCGCGAAGCGATTGAAAAAGCCGGCGGTACGGTCACCATGACCCGTCCTGAAAAGCACAAGCGCCTGCGCGGTCCACACAAGACCAAATAA
- the secY gene encoding preprotein translocase subunit SecY: MTSAAEQFASNLSLSNFAKADELKKRLLFTLGALIVYRIGTYIPVPGVNPSAFAELFGNQQGLLQTFNLFSGGATERMAIFALNIMPYISASIIMQMMTAVVPSLEAVKKEGEAGRRQINQYTRYVTVALATLQGYFIAATIAGSQGSIGGITVPVVANPGPFFYVTTVVTLVGGVMFLVWLGEQITARGIGNGISLIIFAGIIAELPRAAAGLLASGRSNAIGAPLIIGVLLMAVGLVAFVVFMERSQRRLLIQYPRRQQGNGMTQGEKSHLPLKINTAGVIPPIFASSLLFLPATASGAIGADAPMWLQDLVGSLQPGHWIHMILYAVLIFFFCFLYTSIVFNPQDTADNLKKYGGYIQGYRPGARTADYIDYVLTRITVIGALYITAVCLVPEILRMQNSAIPIYLGGTSLLIVVTVTLDTVQQIQGHLLAQQYESLIKKSKLRGARR; this comes from the coding sequence ATGACTTCAGCAGCTGAACAATTTGCCTCCAATCTCAGCCTTTCGAATTTTGCGAAGGCGGACGAGCTTAAAAAACGTCTTCTCTTCACCCTGGGCGCTCTGATCGTCTACAGGATCGGGACCTATATCCCGGTGCCGGGTGTAAACCCGAGTGCGTTTGCCGAGCTGTTCGGTAATCAGCAGGGTCTGTTGCAGACGTTCAACCTGTTCTCGGGCGGTGCCACCGAGCGGATGGCGATCTTCGCGCTGAATATCATGCCCTATATTTCGGCCTCGATCATCATGCAGATGATGACCGCCGTCGTTCCATCGCTTGAGGCGGTGAAGAAGGAAGGCGAGGCGGGCCGTCGTCAGATCAACCAGTACACCCGTTACGTCACCGTTGCCCTCGCGACGCTGCAGGGTTACTTCATTGCCGCCACGATCGCGGGGTCGCAGGGCAGTATTGGCGGGATCACCGTGCCCGTCGTCGCGAATCCGGGCCCCTTCTTTTATGTGACAACCGTGGTGACTCTGGTCGGCGGTGTGATGTTCCTCGTCTGGCTGGGCGAGCAGATCACGGCGCGCGGGATCGGGAACGGCATCTCTCTCATCATTTTCGCGGGTATTATCGCCGAGCTGCCACGGGCAGCCGCTGGCCTTCTTGCGTCAGGTCGATCCAACGCAATCGGTGCGCCGCTCATCATCGGTGTCCTTCTCATGGCTGTGGGTCTTGTGGCGTTCGTGGTGTTCATGGAGCGGTCGCAACGGCGCCTTCTCATCCAGTATCCGCGCCGCCAGCAAGGCAATGGCATGACGCAGGGGGAGAAGTCCCACCTGCCACTGAAAATCAACACGGCTGGCGTTATCCCGCCGATCTTCGCATCCAGCCTCCTGTTCCTGCCTGCCACAGCGTCCGGCGCGATTGGTGCTGATGCACCAATGTGGCTCCAGGACCTGGTGGGCAGCCTGCAGCCGGGGCACTGGATTCACATGATCCTATACGCCGTGCTGATCTTCTTCTTCTGCTTCCTGTACACATCCATCGTGTTCAATCCGCAGGATACGGCGGACAACCTCAAGAAATATGGTGGTTACATCCAGGGCTATCGCCCGGGCGCGCGGACGGCAGACTATATCGACTACGTTCTGACGCGGATCACGGTCATCGGGGCGCTCTACATCACGGCGGTCTGTCTGGTGCCGGAGATCCTACGGATGCAGAACTCGGCCATCCCGATTTATCTTGGCGGGACCTCGCTGCTCATCGTCGTGACTGTGACGC